A stretch of the Vanacampus margaritifer isolate UIUO_Vmar chromosome 6, RoL_Vmar_1.0, whole genome shotgun sequence genome encodes the following:
- the LOC144053730 gene encoding protein Bouncer-like isoform X2, with amino-acid sequence MTARHRASTRQLLYVAAFFFFLVPSVLCGNLRCHFRPVLGKDEIIPPLETGCLPDEVCYKAVGRYGTSIVLTASGCMPKTDCGLERDHSFKGVFYKMSYTCCNGPFCNADHHVPAVPLGGERKQSGHAEVTMAPNGQPTTSAHPARFSPDDRFSRHRGTLKKRFGLLLTQQPRPVL; translated from the exons ATGACCGCCAGGCACCG GGCAAGCACGCGGCAGCTTCTGTACGTTGCAgcgttcttcttcttcctcgtgCCCTCTGTGCTGTGTGGGAACCTAAGGTGCCACTTCAGGCCCGTCCTGGGCAAGGACGAGATAATTCCCCCCCTCGAGACCGGGTGCCTCCCGGATGAGGTGTGCTACAAAGCGGTGGGTCGCTATGGCACATCCATCGTCCTGACCGCAAGCGGCTGCATGCCGAAGACGGACTGTGGTCTGGAGCGCGATCACAGCTTCAAAGGAGTCTTCTACAAGATGAGTTACACTTGCTGTAACGGGCCGTTTTGCAACGCAG ACCACCACGTTCCTGCAGTACCACTTGGAGGAGAACGGAAACAGAGTGGACACGCTGAAGTAacaa TGGCGCCGAACGGGCAGCCCACCACTTCTGCCCATCCAGCCCGTTTCTCCCCAGATGATAGATTCTCTCGACACCGGGGGACACTGAAGAAACGCTTTGGACTTCTGCTCACCCAGCAGCCGAGACCTGTCCTGTGA
- the LOC144053730 gene encoding protein Bouncer-like isoform X1 translates to MTARHRASTRQLLYVAAFFFFLVPSVLCGNLRCHFRPVLGKDEIIPPLETGCLPDEVCYKAVGRYGTSIVLTASGCMPKTDCGLERDHSFKGVFYKMSYTCCNGPFCNAGKDHHVPAVPLGGERKQSGHAEVTMAPNGQPTTSAHPARFSPDDRFSRHRGTLKKRFGLLLTQQPRPVL, encoded by the exons ATGACCGCCAGGCACCG GGCAAGCACGCGGCAGCTTCTGTACGTTGCAgcgttcttcttcttcctcgtgCCCTCTGTGCTGTGTGGGAACCTAAGGTGCCACTTCAGGCCCGTCCTGGGCAAGGACGAGATAATTCCCCCCCTCGAGACCGGGTGCCTCCCGGATGAGGTGTGCTACAAAGCGGTGGGTCGCTATGGCACATCCATCGTCCTGACCGCAAGCGGCTGCATGCCGAAGACGGACTGTGGTCTGGAGCGCGATCACAGCTTCAAAGGAGTCTTCTACAAGATGAGTTACACTTGCTGTAACGGGCCGTTTTGCAACGCAG GCAAAGACCACCACGTTCCTGCAGTACCACTTGGAGGAGAACGGAAACAGAGTGGACACGCTGAAGTAacaa TGGCGCCGAACGGGCAGCCCACCACTTCTGCCCATCCAGCCCGTTTCTCCCCAGATGATAGATTCTCTCGACACCGGGGGACACTGAAGAAACGCTTTGGACTTCTGCTCACCCAGCAGCCGAGACCTGTCCTGTGA
- the LOC144053730 gene encoding protein Bouncer-like isoform X4, with product MTARHRASTRQLLYVAAFFFFLVPSVLCGNLRCHFRPVLGKDEIIPPLETGCLPDEVCYKAVGRYGTSIVLTASGCMPKTDCGLERDHSFKGVFYKMSYTCCNGPFCNADHHVPAVPLGGERKQSGHAEWRRTGSPPLLPIQPVSPQMIDSLDTGGH from the exons ATGACCGCCAGGCACCG GGCAAGCACGCGGCAGCTTCTGTACGTTGCAgcgttcttcttcttcctcgtgCCCTCTGTGCTGTGTGGGAACCTAAGGTGCCACTTCAGGCCCGTCCTGGGCAAGGACGAGATAATTCCCCCCCTCGAGACCGGGTGCCTCCCGGATGAGGTGTGCTACAAAGCGGTGGGTCGCTATGGCACATCCATCGTCCTGACCGCAAGCGGCTGCATGCCGAAGACGGACTGTGGTCTGGAGCGCGATCACAGCTTCAAAGGAGTCTTCTACAAGATGAGTTACACTTGCTGTAACGGGCCGTTTTGCAACGCAG ACCACCACGTTCCTGCAGTACCACTTGGAGGAGAACGGAAACAGAGTGGACACGCTGAA TGGCGCCGAACGGGCAGCCCACCACTTCTGCCCATCCAGCCCGTTTCTCCCCAGATGATAGATTCTCTCGACACCGGGGGACACTGA
- the LOC144053730 gene encoding protein Bouncer-like isoform X3 produces MTARHRASTRQLLYVAAFFFFLVPSVLCGNLRCHFRPVLGKDEIIPPLETGCLPDEVCYKAVGRYGTSIVLTASGCMPKTDCGLERDHSFKGVFYKMSYTCCNGPFCNAGKDHHVPAVPLGGERKQSGHAEWRRTGSPPLLPIQPVSPQMIDSLDTGGH; encoded by the exons ATGACCGCCAGGCACCG GGCAAGCACGCGGCAGCTTCTGTACGTTGCAgcgttcttcttcttcctcgtgCCCTCTGTGCTGTGTGGGAACCTAAGGTGCCACTTCAGGCCCGTCCTGGGCAAGGACGAGATAATTCCCCCCCTCGAGACCGGGTGCCTCCCGGATGAGGTGTGCTACAAAGCGGTGGGTCGCTATGGCACATCCATCGTCCTGACCGCAAGCGGCTGCATGCCGAAGACGGACTGTGGTCTGGAGCGCGATCACAGCTTCAAAGGAGTCTTCTACAAGATGAGTTACACTTGCTGTAACGGGCCGTTTTGCAACGCAG GCAAAGACCACCACGTTCCTGCAGTACCACTTGGAGGAGAACGGAAACAGAGTGGACACGCTGAA TGGCGCCGAACGGGCAGCCCACCACTTCTGCCCATCCAGCCCGTTTCTCCCCAGATGATAGATTCTCTCGACACCGGGGGACACTGA
- the LOC144053579 gene encoding protein Bouncer-like: MAAQRKQRLTLTSILLTVVLLLSSLARLESLLCYVCPLQDKESPCPNMTTECPSGQRCVTSRGYYGTFHALSAQGCVDASLCGSRPAVSYMGVEYRVRHSCCCKDKCNMAPTSQDILKMLLGVMAEKNGNATRALREKLWGSCGGDPVASTEPSPSVL; this comes from the exons ATGGCAGCGCAAAGAAAGCAGAG GCTTACTCTAACTTCCATCCTGTTGACGGTAGTGTTACTCCTCTCATCTTTGGCCCGTCTGGAAAGCCTCCTGTGTTACGTCTGCCCCCTGCAGGACAAAGAGTCCCCATGCCCCAACATGACCACGGAGTGCCCGTCAGGCCAGCGCTGCGTCACCTCCAGGGGCTACTACGGCACCTTCCATGCGCTGTCCGCCCAGGGCTGCGTGGACGCCAGTCTGTGCGGCAGCCGTCCAGCAGTCTCCTACATGGGGGTGGAGTACCGGGTGAGACACAGCTGCTGCTGTAAGGACAAATGCAACATGGCACCCACATCCCAAGACATTCTGAAGATGCTGCTGGGCGTGATGGCGGAGAAGAACGGCAACGCCACTCGTGCTCTGAGGGAGAAGCTCTGGGGGTCTTGTGGAGGTGACCCTGTTGCAAGCACCGAGCCTTCACCCTCTGTTTTGTAG